One Eptesicus fuscus isolate TK198812 chromosome 13, DD_ASM_mEF_20220401, whole genome shotgun sequence genomic window, AGAATGAAAAAATACATCTGTAACCATGACCACGCCAGAAATATACTGACCATAGCATAACAGTCTTTGTAGTAGTCATTAGGTCTGTTGACAAACATTCTGATTCCCCTCTCCTTCCAGGCACATGTAGGATTGTACTTCCCTGGCCTCCTTGAAGTTAGTCATGGTCATAAGTTGAACTGGCCAATAAAATAAGTGATGGGTGGAAGTTTTAATAGCCGGTATGGAATTCACCAAGTTTGCTATTCCTGTCTCATAAAAGTGTGTAACCAGATGGGGCCTCCATCAACCTGCCTTGCTGAGTGCCTAGTAGTATCTGCTGAGTGCCTAGTAGTATCCCCCTGACAACCCACATTAATCATTGTAGCTTGAGCAAGATATGCCAGTAAATGTTagttgtgttaagccactgagatctCAGGGATGGTACTGGAACATAACCCAGCTTACCACAACTGCTACAAACTATACTTAATGTGAGATCAATGCCCACATAATCTGTCAAATTATTGGTTTGGAACCTGTTCTAGATTGGGATCCAGTCCTAGCTCACCCAGGGCAactcaggccctgctcctctggtCAGGTGTGGGGCCAGTATCCCTTTAAGATGCACACATTTACCCACTTCACAAGGGAAAGAGCTTGTTCTCTACAGCCAGATTGCCAAGAGTGCAAGCCCAGCTCTTATGCAGGGGATGGCTTTGACCATGTCCCTTAATTTATGGCGTGTTTTCACATATGTAAAATGCAAACAGCATCTATACCCAATGAGaataaatataaagcatttagGACAATGCCTGGCAGGGAGTGTTTTGAGGGTATTACCTGTAGAGGAGTATGGCTCTTGCTGGCCCCCTTCACCTCTTCCCAGCCAGCATCCAGAACATGCTGGTCACTCCCATTCCCTCTCTTCTGCTGAAGAGCTGAGCTCAGGACAGAACAGTCAACCCTGGGAGGCTTTGGTCCAATTCAAAGGACAAAGTCCTGGGCCTGACTCTACagtgaaaaatgaaattgaaagctGTGAATATGTCCCTGATTAGAATAGTTAAGTATCTGGCAAATAGCAAGTATTAGAGCTGGGAACTGACCAAGTCTCAGTCAATGGCAACAGGGAAGCAGAAGTCACATTCCTATTCAGACCCAAATAATTTGCAAGAGACATGCAGGACAACTAGTTTATTCAAACTGTTGGACAGAGCTCCCACCATGGGAGCTGAGCCGTGGGGCTGAACTGCGTGGGGATGACCAGGTATCAGAAGGTAAAAGGAGCTCAGCTGAGCAACAGGAGCAGCATTCGGGCCAGGCCAAGCAAGAAGGTTAGGCCCCATAGAGCTCAGCTCCATTCATGGCCTCTGCATAGAACCTGGCCACCTCCTCGTTGGGGTTGCCCTGGGCCGGGTCAAACCACATCTGGATGCAGCGGCCACTGCCTCGGCTGTAGTTGCTGACTTTGAAGGAGTGACTCCAGATTTCATTGCACAGAGCAGCAGGCGTGGGGAAGTAGAAATCAAAGCGGTGGCAGGCAGCCTTGACCGGGCACTCATTAGATCctgtgggaagaggaggagggaaggcccTTAGCCATTGTGCCCAGAACTATATCTGGTTCTGCCAACTTTACAACTCTGTCCCTTCATATACCCATCTCacacccccactctccccacccaccaggcTCTCACCTGAGGTCCAGTTCCAGCCCTTGTGCCAGTTACTCTTGCAGGTGTAGGAGGTGCGGCAGTCTTCCCACCAGCTCTCACAGTCCTCTTTGCACAGGGGCACGTTCAGGATCCGCTCTTTGCGCCAGCTCTGGTTCACCTGGGAGGTGTCAGCAGGGGAAAAGGACTCAGGCCCAGGATTCTCAGTAGCCCAGCCCTAGACTAGAGCCCCAGAGCTGCAGAGGCAGGACGAGGAGATGTCTGGGAAGCAGGCATGGGGAGGAACTCATACCTCCTGGATCCAGGGCCCCAGGTTGGGGGAGCACTCATACAGGCAGGTGTCCTGGATGAAGTGGCGCTTGCAGGCAGGTTTCATGGGGCCGCAGTGGTCCCAGTTGAATCTGTACAGGTAGGAGACATCCTTATGGGCTTCCTGGCTGGTGTTGACAGAGCAGCAGGCGTTCTTCTTCCAGGGACTGCACTGGGTGGGGAAGACACAGGACTGAGTTCTTCCCCCAGAACAGCCATCTTCTCCATTTTCTGGCCCCAGTAGATCATCCAAAGGAAGACTCAGTGGGGAGGGTGCCTTTATGTCTGGCACTTGAAGAGCCCCCATTTGGGGTAAAGGCAATTATGATATTGGATTTTAACAGAGTAACAGGGGATGAGGGAAACCTGGAGAACCACTGACTGGAGAAGCAACTATTATTTGTATAGCTCTAAACAGTTCATAAACGTATTTCACATTTATTCAAGTTATCTATGTTACTCACTTTGCATCCAACCAGTATTAATTGAATGCTTATTATATATCAGGCACTGGGCTAGATACTAAGAATActacagtgaacaaaacagatcaaaTCTCTTCTCTCATGTTGTGTATGATTTTCCTTCAGAGTTGGGGGAAGCCGGAGAACATTGTAGGCCTAgaaaacagcaggtgcaaagtCCCTGAGGCTTTTGTGCTTTATCCTCTCAACAATCCAGTAAAAATATCATTacttggccgaaaccggtttggctcagtggatggagcgtcggtctgcggactgaaaggtcccaggttcgattccggtcaagggcatgtatgttggttgcgggcacatccccgatggggggtgtgtgcaggaagcagctgatcgatgtttctctctcatcgatgtttatagctctctatccctctcccttcctctctgtaaaaaatcaataaaatatatttaaaaaaattcacgaagcctacatttataaaatatatatatatatatatatatatatatatatatatatatatatatatcattactCCAAATTTTAGGGAGTGTAAGTAAGCTGAACCCCTGGTAAATGGTGGGGTTAAGATTCAGGACAGGAGCCTGGTCCAGGTTGTGGTGAGGGGTGGATGTGAAGGGGGTTTGTTTGGCTGTCCTGGGGTCTGTAACCCCAGGCTCAGGGCTTCCAGATAGGTTCAGAAAGCAGTGGGGAACAGAGGGGCAATGGTCAGCACATGGGCCTGAATATTGGCCTGACTAAATGTGGGAGGCTATCCTAGAGAATTTACTAAATTCAAGGTACGTAAAATGGTAGAAGTGGTGGAggtttctctttcaaaatcactttagcctggccagtaaggttcagtggttgacccatgaaccaagaagtcaccagttcaattcccggtcagggcacatacccgggttgtgggctcgatccccggtgtggggcatgaggaggcagccaatcaatgatgtttctctctcattgatgtttctatctctctctccctctcccttcctctctgtctaaaagtcaatagagaagtatatatatatatatatatatatatattttaatcactCTAGATTGGAATTCAAGTGCTGAATGATCATGGACCAATTGCTTCAACTCTCTGAGATGAACTCTAGTACCCACAGTCAAGCAAGAGGGGTTATGCTATTGGCCTGGGCACTCAGGAAGAACTAAGGAAAATCCATGGGGGTGGGGTCCAACCTACTGCTTTCCAACAACCTAGCCCACACCTAGTGCACTGACACAGACCATGCTTTCAGGCCTCCCCAACTTCACCCATGTTCTTCCTCAAATGCTCCCACTCTTGGTCACCCTGGAAGACACCATGCACCTCATCCCTGACCTACCAGCTAAGGTCAGTGGTTTCTGCCTCCAAAAGAGTTAATTAATATAATGAAACGCATTTCCTAGCTCAATGTAAGGGTTCAACAAAAATAGCTACTCCCATATAGCCCCTGCCCCTCAGAATTACAATCATTTGTCTCCTTCAAAGATCTGTGTCTGCACCATTTCTTGGCAAAGAGGAAgtacctcagagaggaagggagagggagagagagattgaaacatcaatgatgagagagaatcattgattggttgccccttgcatgtcccctactggggatcgagcctgcaacccaggcatgtgcccctgagcGGAAtcaaacgctctatccactgagccaaaccggcttgggctTCAGAGAGTTcttaaaaagaacttaaaaagtTCTAAAAAATGACGTGGTGGGTACTGACTTCCGGGTAGGTAAAACGAAGTCgttctggagatgggtggtggcgatggttgcacagcaatgtgaatgtacATAATGCCACTGGACTGTACACTTTGAAATgcttaaaatggcaaattttgttaTGCATTTGGGtttcccaaaaaaatgtatatacacactttgaataattataaaggccgtgtttgttaaaatacatttcattttcaaaattgagctatcagctgttaaagtgtgtatacattttttgaggaCACCCTGTATTTCACCACGTACACACACAAAGCAATGAAAGGTTGGAAATGACTCAGGAGTCATGGGGCTGCTGGGCTTCCTCCTCTTCACTTCAAGTCCCTGGAATGAGTCCATGCCACAGTCTTTCCCGGAGAACACCCCCAGCCCTCTAGCAACGTGAAACCTTGTGGGGAGCAGAATCGGAGAccagaaggaatgaaatactggCATCTCTCATGAGCCTGGAGTTCAACTTCAAGCTCAGATTTCCTGCACTGCTTCCAGGGGCCTTATCTATGAAACGGGGACCCTGGTCTCACCTCTCCTTTTCTGTGGTCTCTGGCCCACAAGACTTCCACTGTTTGTGCTGTCACCCTTCGACCTGTGTACATGCTGTCCTCTTCTAGGCAGCCCCTTCCTGCTTTGTCTTCCTGGAAAACTCTTACTCAGCCTCCAAGGCCAAGCACATCTGATTTGTCACTGTCTCTTCAGAacctaatgggggtgggggacctggCCTGTTTGTATATATGTGCTTCCTAGTGACTTCGAGAGACCCATCTCCCCTTCTACCTTGCCTCTGAGCTCTGCACTGGCACATAATGAAGGCTGGGAAACTTACTGCCTGTCTCTCTCCTAGCCCCTGCTAATGAGTAGCCTCTCAATTTCCACAGGTATCTGTGGGCCTATTTCTTCATTCGTTTAAGTAAAGACCATCACCCACCAACCAAGTAGGACATTTGAGCATATTCACTGATAAGATGTGAGGAAAGCACTTGGCCCATAGTAGgtttcccccccacctccccacctccccacctccccacctcctctccctgggGAGACCCTCAATATCACCTTAGCCATACTCCTGCCTCAAAGTTGATCTTCCTATCACCCTACTTCTTCCCTTTCTGGGGTCAATCCTTTCCCCACCctagaccccaccccaccctcacctggcCATGAAGCTTGTCCTCAGGGCTTGGCTTTGTCTTGTGGTGCTTGGCGTCCATGCAGACATTGAGCAGATCCGTCCTGCCCTGTTGAGTCCTGGGCAGAGCACCCCACACAGCAGTCACTGAAGCCAGAAGCAGCAACTGTGTGATCTTCCAGGCCATGTCCATCTGTTCCTGCCAGAAAGCCACGGTCAGAGATTCACAAGGCCTGAGAGGCAGCAACCATAAGAATCTTGGTCATATTTCTTGTTCCCCCCCAAGCCCAGATCTTCTCCCCACCCAGTTTACCCCACAGAGCAGCTGAGCCAAGCAATGAGGGGCATGTAGAGGTCTAGGCCAGAGACGGgaattcccctccccaccccaaccctcaaCTGAGGGCACTTCATCATCAGCTTGCTCTGGATCTCTTCTGGATTTCACCAGCCAGTATTTCGTCCACAATGGGAAATCTCTGCCAGCTTGGCAAGTCCTCTCAAATCTGCTCAAGAGAAACCACAGGGCAGGGCCTGccgatggggtgggggagtgaaagAAAGGGGCATCTGCCAGCCTTGGCCGCCTAGAGGCTTTTAGGTGCCCAGAGACTGCCAGTGGGGCAGACAGGGAAACTGTCCTGGGGCCAGGTGAAGGCCACTGAGTTGTTCAGTTATGGCTCATGGTCCTGGACCAGGTGCCATGGGAGTTGGGAGGCAATGTGGCAAGCCAGTGAGAGTGCAGGCCCAGTCAGCAAGACTCCAGATCCTCACATAccaacagcccctcctcccacacagaGGGGTCTTGGGAAGTTCCCCCAGCAGAGTCAGGCCTTGAGCTAGAAGGCCAACAGATAAGGGGCATGTGGAGGAGAGCGCTGAGCCAGAACAGTGGGCCATGGAGAACCCGAGGAAAGTCAGCAGAGAAACCAGCCTCCCAGGAGTCCTGTGGGAAATCCAACCTTGACTCCTACCTCCCATTCGCACTTTCCCCCTCTCATCTGCCCTTACCTCTGCCCTCGGCCCACCTGGGAACGTAGAGTGGCTCCTCACCTCCACATCTCCTTTTATAAGCCCTTTCTGACTGCTTGGTCAGCCTCTCAGtcagggaaggcaggcaggctttgtctaggccagtggtcggcaaactcattagtcaacagagccaaatatcaacagtacaacgattgaaatttcttttgagagccaaattttttaaacttaaacttcttctaacgccacttcttcaaaatagactcgcccaggccgtggtattttgtggaagagccacactcgaggggccaaagaactgcatgtggctcgagagccgcagttggccgaccacgggtctaggagaTAGCTCAATTGTCTCACTAAGGGAGGGgccagttaaataaattatggtacatccacCCAGATTTAACttgggaagaaataaatgaaaaagcttTTGCTGTATGCATATGGGAAGAATCACCAAGTgtattgttaagtgaaagaagaaaggtGCAGAAGAGTGTCTATAGGATGCAATATTTGTTTATAATAAAGGAGGAGGGAGTCATAGTATTTTATCCAATGTAAATCCAGAATGTTACTCTTTTTGTGACATTCCTGGTTCCATATGTAACTATAGATAGTTACTGATGGCAttctaaaattaaactttttatatattgggggggggggggtggggagggaaagaagaggaagaacatATGTTTCCTTAAGAAAATTCTGGAATGGTACAACAAAATTTTTAAGTGGTTGCTTGTGGGGAGGGCACAGATTTGGGACGAAACTTTCCTCTGTGAATCATTCTAtgctgtgtgttgttgtttttttcaattacagttgacactcaatattattttatattagattcaggtgtacggtatagacatttatataattaatgaAGTGAGCCCTCTGATAAGTCCAGTACcctcctggcaccatacatagttattataatattattgaatatGTTCCTCATaatttacatctccatgactattttgtaactaccaatttgtatatCTTAATCCTTCACCTCTATCACCCAGTCCCCAAACCCAACTCCCCACTGGCAACCACaacctgttgtctgtatctataagtctgtttctgttttttgtttgtttattttgttctttagattccacataaagtgaaatcatggtatttgtctttctgtgtctgatttacttcacttagcataatacccgcaaggtccatccatgttgccacaaatggtaagattttattctttttatggctatttggggtcttttgtgggtTCAtctaaattttagaattgttctagttctgtgaaaaatatcattggtattttgatagggattgcattgaatctatagattgctatgggtagtgtggacattttaacaatgttaattctttctattcaTGAGattcatgagcatggtatatgcttccatttatttgtatctcctTCAATtcctttcttcaatgtcttatagttttctgaacaggtcttttatctccttggttaattttattcctaggtatttttttttgttgcaattgtaaatgggattgttctgATATTTTGATAATGGTGTATAAAAGTGCaatcaatttctattttaaaaatatatttttattgatttcagagaagaaaggagagggaaagagagatagaaacatcaattatgagagagaatcattcattggttgtcttctgcatgccccacactggggatcgagcctgcaaccaaggcatatgccctgatggggaattgaactgtgatctcctggtttataggtcaacgctcaaccactgagttatgcccactggctgggctgcaaccaatttctttctttttttttctttttttaaaaatatattttattgattttttacagcgaggaaaggagagggctagagagtcagaaacatcgatgggagagaaacatcatcagctgcctcctgcacactccccactggggatgtgcccgcaaccaaggtacatgcccttgactggaattgaacctgggacccttgagtccgaaggccgatgctctatccactgagccaaactggttagggttgcAACCAATTtcttaatattaattttgtatcctgctactttactgactTCAGTAACTGGTCTaatagtttttggtggaatctttagagttctctatataaagtattatttcttttgcaaataatgacagttttacttcttcctttccaattcagatatcttactttttctttttttccgtttttgattctctctcatcgttgatgtttctatctctctccccctctccttttctctctaaaatcaataaaaatatattggaggggaggggtggtAAAGACCTGCTGCTTCCTGCCAGCCACTGAAAGAGCCTTAGGCACTATGCCAGTTGTGTGAGGTAGGGCCGCAGGTAGTCTacaaagcatgtcaaactcaaaggctaacacgggccaaataaacaaggtttaagtttatgtgggccgcaagaaaacaaaagcttcaattttcatagaaacgtaggtttattttgatagaggtatgctgaatacaaagagctgaaataaatgagtcatcattcacataaaataaaagaacattttaataaaaattaatatgttttgcccaaaccagtttggctcagtggatagagcgtcggcctgcggactcaagggtcccaggttcgattctggtcaagggcatgtaccttggttgcgggcacatccccagtggggggggggggggggtgcaggaagtggctgattgatgtttctctctcattgatgtttctaactctccctctcccttcctctctgtaaaaaatcaataaaatacatttaaaaaaattaatatgttttcttgaacattaacttaccagacactgaataactgcacaaattaataagtgtaatgcaaataaacctatttttcttgttctccgaaagcgaaatatttcctgttgcgcacaccaaacaagtcaataCAAGACTAttgatgtggcaattggctgctaaaatattcgctgctagtattagtggagagaaatggtgcacctgcaagtaaggcgcgtaagggaaatgaatgcaacaccattatagtaatcagtcattagcagatattgtagttcgttattaataattatgtataacaggatattgtaagaattaagttatgaaatttttattaaaacgtttcttacataccgttacatTGGCTAGGTTGCAAAAACATTGGTTGTGGGCCGAatgtgggccgtgagtttgacatgcttggtctacaggGTAGGGCAAATGGTATTCACCAGCTACTACAGATTCAGATTTGGCACCAGTGCTGAACTTGAACCACACAGCAAAAGTCACAGTACACACCCAAGCAACCACCACCTGCTGGGGGCCTGGAGACCTTTGCAGTGGGGtcgggtctcagggagtcatcagggttGAACGAGCGGAGTCCACCAAGCTACTGTCGATTCAGATTTGGCCAACATAGGAAAGACGGTGCCTGCCCACTTGGCCTTGTGGGAGGAGGTCTCCTACAAGGGGACGATGGTAACCatccctccagccctcaccctgaatccacacaactcagtttctccctgtgtgtctctggcACCCCCTGAGCTCGATCAGAACTTCTTGAGAGTTTTTTAAGAAAGATAGCTGAGCTGGCTTAGGCTGGCTATTTGCTGCCAAAATAGTCTCTGGCAGTGAGGGAGTtgggacagggtctcagggagtcctTAGGGTGGAATGCGTGGAGTTCAGATTCCGAATAGGCCATGTGGGAGGATGGCTAAACAAAGGAGAATGGCGACCGTCCCTTCAGCCCACACCCTGAAACTGCACAATTCAGTTTCTCCCTTTATGTCATTTGTAACCCCTGAGCTTGACCAGAACTCctcgagagagatagaaacatcaatggtgagagataatcgttgattggcttcctcctgcatgccccctactggagatcgagcccacaacccgggcatatgtccttga contains:
- the LOC103293661 gene encoding folate receptor alpha-like, with the protein product MDMAWKITQLLLLASVTAVWGALPRTQQGRTDLLNVCMDAKHHKTKPSPEDKLHGQCSPWKKNACCSVNTSQEAHKDVSYLYRFNWDHCGPMKPACKRHFIQDTCLYECSPNLGPWIQEVNQSWRKERILNVPLCKEDCESWWEDCRTSYTCKSNWHKGWNWTSGSNECPVKAACHRFDFYFPTPAALCNEIWSHSFKVSNYSRGSGRCIQMWFDPAQGNPNEEVARFYAEAMNGAELYGA